From a single Paraburkholderia sp. D15 genomic region:
- a CDS encoding gluconate:H+ symporter, which translates to MATVQGSLLLVYALIAIIALVVLIARFKMNPFITLMVVSVALALAVGMPATSILKSFETGVGGTLGHIAIVVGLGTMLGKMMAESGGAERIARTLIGVFGPKNVHWAMMCIAFLVGLPVFFEVGFVLLIPIAFNVAQRTGTSMIRVGIPMVAGLSVVHGLIPPHPAALLAVTAYNADIGHTIFYALIVGIPTAALAGPLFSKLIARFVVLDGVNPMAQQFIEQDAKRSQQELPGFGITLLTVLLPVLLMLVGSWADAIVPAKSTANNVLRLIGHPDMALLLAVLLSFITFGKARGFNREQILKFTNECLAPTASITLVVGAGAGFGRILIDSGASKAIVDVATGAHVPLLILAWLVAALIRVATGSATVAMATAAGIIAPIAAAAVGTAGGVRPELLVLATGAGSLILSHVNDGGFWLVKEYFGMTVPQTFKTWTVCETIISVTALLLTLGLAAVV; encoded by the coding sequence ATGGCGACCGTTCAAGGAAGTCTGTTACTCGTCTATGCGTTGATCGCGATCATCGCGCTGGTCGTGCTGATCGCGCGCTTCAAGATGAATCCGTTCATCACCTTGATGGTGGTGTCGGTGGCGTTGGCGCTGGCTGTCGGCATGCCGGCGACGTCGATTCTCAAGTCGTTCGAAACCGGCGTGGGCGGCACGCTCGGCCATATCGCGATCGTCGTCGGGCTCGGCACGATGCTCGGCAAGATGATGGCCGAGTCGGGCGGCGCGGAGCGGATCGCGCGCACGCTGATCGGTGTGTTCGGACCGAAGAACGTGCATTGGGCGATGATGTGCATCGCGTTTCTGGTCGGCCTGCCGGTGTTTTTCGAAGTCGGTTTCGTGCTGCTGATTCCGATCGCGTTCAACGTCGCGCAACGCACCGGCACGTCGATGATCCGCGTCGGCATTCCGATGGTGGCGGGGCTCTCCGTCGTGCACGGTCTGATTCCACCGCACCCGGCCGCGCTGCTCGCGGTGACCGCGTACAACGCGGACATCGGCCACACGATCTTCTATGCGCTGATCGTCGGGATTCCGACCGCCGCGCTGGCGGGGCCGCTGTTCTCGAAGCTGATCGCGCGGTTCGTCGTGCTCGACGGCGTGAACCCCATGGCGCAGCAGTTCATCGAGCAGGACGCAAAACGTTCGCAGCAGGAACTGCCGGGTTTCGGCATCACGCTGCTGACGGTGTTGCTGCCGGTGCTGCTGATGCTGGTCGGCAGTTGGGCCGACGCGATCGTGCCGGCGAAGTCGACGGCGAACAACGTGCTGCGGCTGATCGGCCATCCGGACATGGCGTTGCTGCTGGCCGTGCTGCTGAGCTTCATCACGTTCGGCAAGGCGCGCGGCTTCAACCGCGAGCAGATCCTCAAGTTCACCAACGAATGTCTCGCGCCGACCGCGAGCATCACGCTGGTGGTGGGCGCGGGCGCGGGCTTCGGGCGCATTCTGATCGACAGCGGCGCGTCGAAGGCGATCGTCGATGTGGCCACCGGCGCGCACGTGCCGCTGCTGATTCTCGCGTGGCTGGTGGCGGCGTTGATTCGTGTGGCGACGGGTTCGGCGACGGTGGCGATGGCCACCGCCGCGGGCATCATCGCGCCGATCGCGGCGGCGGCCGTGGGCACCGCGGGCGGTGTGCGCCCCGAGTTGCTGGTGCTGGCGACCGGCGCGGGGTCGCTGATCCTCTCGCACGTGAACGACGGCGGCTTCTGGCTGGTGAAGGAATACTTCGGAATGACCGTGCCGCAGACGTTCAAGACGTGGACCGTGTGCGAGACGATTATTTCGGTGACGGCGCTGCTGTTGACGTTGGGATTGGCCGCGGTGGTGTGA